AAAAGTAATTAGAAAGCGGTGCCCCCCACAGGCACCGCTTATTATTGCCAAGTTTCAAATAAGTATAAGCGCTGTTTGGCCGCCTGATTTTACAGGCGGTTTTTTATTTGAAAAAATTCATTCAGCAGAAATTTATACAACCAATAGACCAAAACCGACACTATTCTCACATTAGTATGAAAGAAAGATTAATATTGCTTTTTTAATTTGACAGCATATCAATAAAAGCGTAAAATAATAATGTTATGGAATTTTACGAAAATATATATAATTTTAGCCGCATAATACATTTGCGGCCCGATCTCGGGAGGAGCAGGTTTAATTGGTACGCAGCGATCTCCGCAATATCGCAATAATTGCCCATGTCGACCACGGCAAAACAACATTGGTCGACGAAATGCTTAAACAAGGAGGCGTATTCAGAGAAAATCAGGTTGTGCAGGAGCGCGTTATGGACTCGAACGAGCTTGAACGTGAACGCGGCATAACCATTCTGGCTAAGAACACCGCCGCAAAGTTTGACGGCGTTAAGATAAATATAGTGGACACCCCTGGCCATGCTGACTTCGGCGGCGAAGTTGAACGTATTCTCAAAATGGTAAACGGGGTTCTCCTTCTCGTCGACGCCGCAGAAGGGCCTATGCCGCAGACGCGCTTCGTGCTTCAAAAGGCATTGTCCCTCGGCCACAAGGTCATCATTGTCATTAACAAAATAGACAAGCCAGATGCAAGAATTAAGGAAGTTGAAGACGAAGTACTTGAACTTTTGTTTGATCTGAACGCAAACGAGGAGCAGTTGAACAGTCCTTTCGTTTACTGTTCCGGCAGAAATGGAACTGCTACATTGAATCCGGACGAGGAAGGCAAGGATCTTGCTCCCCTTTTCCGGAAAATTATCGAATATATACCGGCGCCTGAGGGCGACGAAACAGGCTCGCTTCAGATGCTCATTTCTTCAATTGACTATAACGATTATGTCGGGCGCATAGCTATCGGCCGTATTGAGCGCGGCACTTTGAAGCAGGGACAAGACATAGTTGTCGCAAACTATCACAACACATATACCCCGTATAAAGCCAAGATTACAAATGTCTATCAGTTTGAAGGATTAAAGCGCGTTCCTGTCGAAACTGCGACAATCGGCGACATAGTCGCTTTATCCGGAATTGAAAACATAACTATCGGCGATACGATTTGCGATCCAGAAACCGTTGAGCCACTGAAGTTTGTCAAGATTTCCGACCCCACAATCGAAATGACATTCTCGGTTAACGACAGCCCATTTGCCGGCCGCGAGGGCAAGTATGTAACTTCCCGCCATCTCCGCGCGAGACTGTTCAAAGAACTTCTCAAGGACGTTTCACTGCATGTTGAGGAAACTGAATCGCCGGATTCCTTCAAGGTATCCGGACGCGGTGAAATGCACCTTTCCATATTAATAGAGACAATGCGCCGGGAAGGGTATGAGTTCCAAGTAAGCACACCGCGTGTGCTTTTCAAGGAAATTGACGGCGTTTTATGCGAGCCGATTGAGGAAGTAGTAATCGACGTCCCTCAAGACTACATGGGTTCTGTCATGGAAAAGATGGGCATGCGCAAGGGCGAATTGCAGCACATGGAGCCGCAAGGCAGCCGCATGCGCGTTGAATTCCTTATTCCTTCACGCGGTCTTTTCGGCTACAGAAGCGAATTCATGACTGATACAAAGGGCGAAGGTATTATAAGCTCGGTTTTCCACGGCTACGAGCCGTATAAAGGCGAAATCCCATCCCGCAGTTACGGTTCACTGATTGCATTTGAAGACGGTGAAGCTGTTACTTACGGCCTTTTCAATGCACAGGACCGCGGGACATTGTTTATTGAACCAGGCACAAAGGTATATGGCGGTATGGTGGTTGGCTGTTCACCTAAGGGCGATGATATCGTCGTCAACGTTTGCAAAAAGAAACATGTAACCAATATGCGTTCCTCTTCAAGTGACGAGGCGCTCCGCCTTGTGCCGCCGCATAAGTTAAGCCTTGAAGAGTCGCTCGAATATATGGCTGACGACGAACTGCTCGAGGTTACTCCGAAGAGCCTGCGTCTGCGCAAGCGTATTCTTGACCACGCCGCCCGTATGAAGGCAAACGCTAAAAAGCAACAAAATCAGTAATGATTTTAAAAGCCGCCCTCGAAATGAGGGCGGCCTTTTATTTTGTCGAAACCTATTCCATTTTGTTCTATAGTGTAACTTTTATACAGCAAGTATACACTTTCACAATCTTTTTTCGGTGCCCTGCTGCTTCTTAATAATAAAGGGCGGAAATAATCCGTCCTTTTTTGCTGTTTATTGCACGCAGTATTTTTCAAAATATTCTTCCATGCGCTGTTTTACATCGTCGTCGATATAGACCTTGCCGTCGATCGGCTGGTTGTAGATTGAATCGATAATCTCTCTGACAGTGACTATCGGGTATGTCTTAATGCCATACTGCTCAAAAAGCTCCTGTTTCGCGGTTTTATCGCCCGTCCCCTTTTCCATGCGGTCAACGGAAACTATCAGTCCGACAATATTTACGTCCGCCTGTTCTTTCAGCAGCGGCAGACATTCCCTCACCGACGTTCCGGCTGTGACGACATCCTCTATTATTACGACGTTGTCGCCGTCTTTTAGCTTATATCCGACCATTCTGCCGCCTTCTCCGTGGTCCTTGGCTTCTTTGCGGTTAAAGCAATAGTTTACGTTTTCATTGAATTTGGAGTATAGAGCCATAGAAACCGCAGTGCACAGCGGGATCCCCTTATATGCCGGGCCGAACAGCGCGTCAATTTTTTCTTTGATATTTGCCTTTATGCACTCAGCGTAAAATCCGCCGAGCTTTTGCATCTGCTCACCAGTAACATAATTTCCTGTATTGACAAAGTAAGGCGTCCTGCGTCCGCTCTTGGTCACAAAGTCGCCGAAAGTGAGCACTCCGGACCTCACCATAAATTCAATAAATTCCTTTTTATAGGCCTCCATATGATTACCCTTTCGCTGTTTTTGTTAAAATTATAACCCCCATGAAAAATTTTGTAAAGCAAGTGCTGATGGTGTTTACAGCAATATACAATTAATACCGTGCTGAAAAGTTCAATCAATTGGCGGCAAAATAAAGTTATTCTGAATTTACTTTTTAATTTCGGCATACACTATTAAAAAAAGCTGCCGTCAGAACGACGACAGCTTTTGTGTTAAAGCCCCAGCATTTGAATGATATCTTCTTTTGGACGGGCCCCGACAGATGAAGCGGCAACCTTTCCGTCTTTGAAAAACAGAAGCGTGGGTATGCTCATGATGTTGAAGTTGGACGCGATTTCCGGCTCGTCATCAACATTGACCTTGCCGACCTTGATTTTATCTCCGTATTCGGCTTCTATTTCATCGATAACCGGAGCAATCATACGGCACGGGCCGCACCATGTCGCCCAAAAGTCAACCAGAACAGGTTTATCTGAATTCAAAACTTCAGTATCAAAATTTTCTGAAGTAATAGTTAATGGCATTTTCAGTCCCCCTTTTTTGATTATATACTACACTGCCACGCGCAAAATATCTGTGATTTTTATTACATTAGGCCTTTATTAATATAACGCAAATGTACTGAATAATACTAAACCATCTTTTATAGCTATCTGCCCCAACTTATTTCAGTTATCACTATAACACAAATTTTTAACTGTGTAAATTATCCGCTTAAAAGCTGTGACTTAAAAATTTTTTGCGTAAACCAAAAAGTAAAATTAATAAATTTTGAAAATTTATGCTCATTTTTAAAACTTTGAATATAATATACTGATGTTTTAATTAAATTCTGACTTTTTGACTTTTAAAAGATGTCTTAATTGGGGGCTTAAGATATGAAAAGAGGCTTTTATCCTTACAGCGGCCCGGCAGGCAAAGATGACCCTTCACGTCCCTATCCCAGATGGTATTACCCTGACGCTGACGGCACCGCCTTTATCGTGCATAACGTACAGGAATACATAACCGCCATAGATTTCTTTTACAGGAGCGTTTTTGGAAACTCGGAAAATACCCTCTGGTTTATTGGACTAACCACTGATATTCCGACACTTTTGCCTCAGGTTCTTAGCTCCGGTAACCCATTTGACGAGACTGCAGACATATCGAACTTTGTCGCAGGTATCGGCGCGGGGCGGGCATATGCCTATCCGGAAGTCCTTTTGCAGATGGCGTTTCATAATATACCGACAAGGCTCCTTGAGTGGTCCACAAACTCAATTAAAGCGCTGCATGACGCCCTTAGCAATACAAACAGCAATTTACCTGCAACCGTTTTTGCCCTTGACCCCCTCGGCCTTAACCGCGCAGCGTCAATTGAGATGTCCGACTCTTTACATGTTCCAGAGGCGCTGCGTGCCGCAGCGGAAAAGCTGTCCGACGCCTTACATGCTCCCGAGGCCCTAAGCGCCGAAATAGCTCCCCTGTTCGGCAGCTCGGACAGAACCTCCGCTGGCGCCAACTCGCCGTTTGCTGTGACGGCAATGGATAACAACGGGAAAAAAAGAATGTTTACTGTCGCGCCGAACAGCCCGCAGGCTCTTGCCATCGAAAGGATACCCAACAGCGCCCGTTACCTGTTTAAAATTCAGGTGCCGTCTGAACTGAGAACGCTTTTGCTGCGCCAACTGCAGCGCGTAGGGCTTTTATAGTTGCGAAATCCCCCGTAAATATGGTATAATATAGACAATATCGCAGTTCGGTTGGACGTTTTATACGTTTTCAAGATTCTGCTTCTTGGGTGGGAAGCCTTTTTGAGGCTTCTCTTTTTTATGTCCAATATTGCTATTTCAAGAAGCTGTTTGCAAGTTATCTGCTGTCAGGCCGCGGCTTACATTATCACAAAACCATCAATGCACCTTGCCTGTCGCAGATTAATTTTCAAAACAGCATCTGGAAACAATATTTATGGAGGTTCAACAGTGGAAAAAATACTGCTTCAAATCGCACTTATACTCATCGCAACAAAACTGCTCGGAGCTTTAAGCCGGAAGATAAAAATGCCCGAAGTGCTCGGGGCGCTAGCAGCAGGTGTCTTAATTGGCCCGACTGTGCTCCACTTTGTTGATTATACCGATAACATTAAACTGCTCTCCGAACTCGGGGTCATAACGCTGATGTTCTTGGCCGGGCTTGAAACAAACTTAGATGAAATGAAAAAAGCGGGGCTTTCCGCATTCGCCATCGCCTGCGGAGGCATAGCGCTGCCTTTCATGCTTGGGACTCTCTGTGCCAACCTGTTTAACCCCAATCTTATTGAAAGCGTTTACATCGGCGTGATACTTACGGCTACAAGTATCAGTATCACCGCGGAAACGCTCAATGAGATGGGTAAGCTCAACACCAGAGCCGGTATCAACATCTTAGGTGCCGCCGTAATCGACGATATTCTGGGATTAATTATAATTTCAATAACGCTTGCATTATCAGGCACGAAAAGTGCGGAACGCGCCTCCCTTCCTGTGACATTAATCAGCATTGCGGTATTCTGCGTTGTATCATTTCTGGTGATTGCATTCCTGCCGAGATTCGCAAAAAAGTACGTTGACAAACTAAAGCCCAGCCCGGCGCTGCTGTCCTTAACGCTTGCTCTTGTGCTGCTGTGCGCCTTTGCAGCCGAGAGCCTCTCCATCGCCGCTATAACCGGTTCTTACCTGTGCGGCCTGCTGCTGTCACAATTTGGCCACAGAGAATGGCTTGAACGCAATGTCAAGGCGATTTCTTCGGGATTCCTCGCCCCTATATTCTTTGCAAGTGTCGGGATTCAGGCAAATCTTAAAGGTATATCGCCGGACAACATATTCTTTATCATTGTCATATTCGTCATAGCCGTCATCGGTAAAGTTTTCGGCTGCGGCGCGCCTGCCGGCTCCTTTAAGATGAAGAAAAGCGAGGCGCTGCAAATCGGCGTCGGAATGGTCTCCCGCGGCGAAGTCGCTATAATAACCGCAAATATCGGGCTTCAAAACGGGATAATCTCAAACGGCATGTTTACTTCCATCATCCTTGTGGTTATTTTGACTACCATTATCACGCCGGTGCTTTTGAAATTCTCTTTCTCACGCAAAATTGAAAAACGGCTCGGGTAAAATTCCGAGCCGTTTTTATTTGCGCTTTACAGGTCATCAAATACTGTGGGTGTATTAAATTACCGCAGTCTTGTGCCTTGTCACATGGCAGCCCATATTTACGGCAACCGGCAGTCCGGCGATATGGGTCGCAAAAACCTCGATGTTGACGGCAAGCGCCGTTACTGTTCCGCCGAACCCTTGGGGGCCTATTCCCAAAGCGTTTATCTTGCTTAAGATATCTTCTTCAAGTTGCCTGTAGAACTCATCCTGTTGGGGTGTGTCAAAGGGGCGGCAAAGGGCCTTTTTTGCCAGCAGCGCTGCATATTCAAAGTCACCGCCTATGCCTACTCCCACCACAACGGGCGGGCAGGGCTTGCTGCCGGCTTTTTCAACCGTCGAGACGACAAAATCAATAATATCGTCCCGGGAAGCGGCAGGGGTAAACATACGGATGGCGCTCATGTTCTCGCTGCCGAATCCTTTCGGTGCGACGGTAATCTTGATTTGATCGCCGGGGACTATACGCGTATGAATGACCGCCGGGGTATTGTCCCCGGTATTAACACGGCGCAGCGGGTCACACACAATCGACAGCCGCAGCAGCCCGTCGACATACCCGCGGCGAACCCCCTCGTTAATCGCGTCGTTCAGTGCGCCGCCGACAATATGGACATCTTGTCCCACATCAACAAAGACGACGGCCATGCCGGTGTCTTGGCAGATAGGCACCTTGATTTCCCTCGCGGCGTCAAGATTGCGGCAAAGGTCGCTCAGAACCTCTTTTCCGAGCGGCGATTTTTCTTTTTCCAGACTGCCCCGGAGCTTTTCCTCCATGTCGCATGAAAGCTCGTGGTTTGCGTCAATGCAGAGCCGCTTTACTGTTTCGGTTATTAAACCCACCTTAATTTCGCGCATTATTTCACCCTTTTTCCGCCTACTGCAACAAATTTGACGTTCGTATAAAGCTGCAAGGGGTCGCCGTCAAAAATTACGAGGTCGGCGTCTTTGCCGGCTTTCAGCGAACCAACCCTGTTGTCAATTTTCGTTATGCGTGCGGGATTTATCGTTATAGCCCTCAGCGCTTCTTCATAATCCATCCCGTTCTTGACCGCCAGTGCAGCACAAAGCGACAGATATTCAATCGGAATGACCGGGTGGTCGGTGATAATAGCAACTTCAAGCCCGGCCTTTGACATAATGCCGGGGCCTTTCGGCGTCTGGTTATGCAATTCGGGCTTACATCTGTCGCAAAGGAAAGGCCCGGACAGCACCCTTGCGCCGTCTTCTTTCAACTCGTCAGCAATAATGTGCCCGTCAGTTCCGTGGACTATGACATAATCAAGGTTAAACTGCTTTGCAATGCGGATAGCGGTGAATATGTCGTCGGCTCTGTGGGCGTGAAAATGCGCCTGTATC
This DNA window, taken from [Clostridium] cellulosi, encodes the following:
- a CDS encoding hypothetical protein (Family membership), yielding MPLTITSENFDTEVLNSDKPVLVDFWATWCGPCRMIAPVIDEIEAEYGDKIKVGKVNVDDEPEIASNFNIMSIPTLLFFKDGKVAASSVGARPKEDIIQMLGL
- a CDS encoding hypothetical protein (Family membership), with product MKRGFYPYSGPAGKDDPSRPYPRWYYPDADGTAFIVHNVQEYITAIDFFYRSVFGNSENTLWFIGLTTDIPTLLPQVLSSGNPFDETADISNFVAGIGAGRAYAYPEVLLQMAFHNIPTRLLEWSTNSIKALHDALSNTNSNLPATVFALDPLGLNRAASIEMSDSLHVPEALRAAAEKLSDALHAPEALSAEIAPLFGSSDRTSAGANSPFAVTAMDNNGKKRMFTVAPNSPQALAIERIPNSARYLFKIQVPSELRTLLLRQLQRVGLL
- a CDS encoding sodium/hydrogen exchanger (High confidence in function and specificity), with protein sequence MEKILLQIALILIATKLLGALSRKIKMPEVLGALAAGVLIGPTVLHFVDYTDNIKLLSELGVITLMFLAGLETNLDEMKKAGLSAFAIACGGIALPFMLGTLCANLFNPNLIESVYIGVILTATSISITAETLNEMGKLNTRAGINILGAAVIDDILGLIIISITLALSGTKSAERASLPVTLISIAVFCVVSFLVIAFLPRFAKKYVDKLKPSPALLSLTLALVLLCAFAAESLSIAAITGSYLCGLLLSQFGHREWLERNVKAISSGFLAPIFFASVGIQANLKGISPDNIFFIIVIFVIAVIGKVFGCGAPAGSFKMKKSEALQIGVGMVSRGEVAIITANIGLQNGIISNGMFTSIILVVILTTIITPVLLKFSFSRKIEKRLG
- the typA gene encoding GTP-binding protein TypA/BipA homolog (High confidence in function and specificity); amino-acid sequence: MVRSDLRNIAIIAHVDHGKTTLVDEMLKQGGVFRENQVVQERVMDSNELERERGITILAKNTAAKFDGVKINIVDTPGHADFGGEVERILKMVNGVLLLVDAAEGPMPQTRFVLQKALSLGHKVIIVINKIDKPDARIKEVEDEVLELLFDLNANEEQLNSPFVYCSGRNGTATLNPDEEGKDLAPLFRKIIEYIPAPEGDETGSLQMLISSIDYNDYVGRIAIGRIERGTLKQGQDIVVANYHNTYTPYKAKITNVYQFEGLKRVPVETATIGDIVALSGIENITIGDTICDPETVEPLKFVKISDPTIEMTFSVNDSPFAGREGKYVTSRHLRARLFKELLKDVSLHVEETESPDSFKVSGRGEMHLSILIETMRREGYEFQVSTPRVLFKEIDGVLCEPIEEVVIDVPQDYMGSVMEKMGMRKGELQHMEPQGSRMRVEFLIPSRGLFGYRSEFMTDTKGEGIISSVFHGYEPYKGEIPSRSYGSLIAFEDGEAVTYGLFNAQDRGTLFIEPGTKVYGGMVVGCSPKGDDIVVNVCKKKHVTNMRSSSSDEALRLVPPHKLSLEESLEYMADDELLEVTPKSLRLRKRILDHAARMKANAKKQQNQ
- a CDS encoding hypothetical protein (High confidence in function and specificity) gives rise to the protein MREIKVGLITETVKRLCIDANHELSCDMEEKLRGSLEKEKSPLGKEVLSDLCRNLDAAREIKVPICQDTGMAVVFVDVGQDVHIVGGALNDAINEGVRRGYVDGLLRLSIVCDPLRRVNTGDNTPAVIHTRIVPGDQIKITVAPKGFGSENMSAIRMFTPAASRDDIIDFVVSTVEKAGSKPCPPVVVGVGIGGDFEYAALLAKKALCRPFDTPQQDEFYRQLEEDILSKINALGIGPQGFGGTVTALAVNIEVFATHIAGLPVAVNMGCHVTRHKTAVI
- the pyrE gene encoding Orotate phosphoribosyltransferase (High confidence in function and specificity) gives rise to the protein MEAYKKEFIEFMVRSGVLTFGDFVTKSGRRTPYFVNTGNYVTGEQMQKLGGFYAECIKANIKEKIDALFGPAYKGIPLCTAVSMALYSKFNENVNYCFNRKEAKDHGEGGRMVGYKLKDGDNVVIIEDVVTAGTSVRECLPLLKEQADVNIVGLIVSVDRMEKGTGDKTAKQELFEQYGIKTYPIVTVREIIDSIYNQPIDGKVYIDDDVKQRMEEYFEKYCVQ